A portion of the Catalinimonas alkaloidigena genome contains these proteins:
- a CDS encoding nucleotide exchange factor GrpE — MAEEKAEFLSEEETPTTASQQEADTNATESREASESSEAHGEQSEVASLKQEVSELKDKYLRLYSDFENFRKRSARERLDLTMTANEGLMSALLPVLDDAGRALKAADAASNLDAVKEGVQLVFHKLQKTLEQKGLKSMDVKQGDTFDAELHDAVTQFPAPSEELKGKIIDVIEQGYVLNEKPIRFAKVVTGS; from the coding sequence ATGGCTGAAGAAAAAGCAGAATTTCTTTCTGAAGAAGAAACCCCTACGACAGCATCACAACAGGAGGCTGACACAAACGCGACAGAAAGTCGGGAAGCGTCGGAATCGAGTGAAGCGCATGGCGAGCAGTCTGAGGTAGCATCGCTCAAGCAAGAAGTTTCTGAGCTTAAAGATAAGTACCTGCGCCTCTATTCCGACTTTGAGAACTTCCGGAAGCGGAGTGCTCGTGAGCGGCTAGACCTGACCATGACGGCCAACGAGGGTCTGATGAGTGCTCTGTTGCCTGTGTTGGACGATGCCGGGCGCGCCCTGAAAGCGGCCGATGCGGCCTCGAATCTCGATGCCGTGAAAGAAGGGGTACAATTGGTCTTCCATAAGTTGCAAAAGACCCTGGAACAGAAGGGATTGAAGTCGATGGACGTGAAACAGGGCGATACGTTCGATGCCGAGCTGCACGACGCTGTTACGCAATTCCCCGCCCCTTCGGAAGAGTTGAAAGGAAAAATAATTGACGTAATCGAGCAAGGCTACGTGCTGAACGAGAAGCCCATTCGATTTGCTAAAGTGGTGACAGGTTCATAA
- a CDS encoding tRNA1(Val) (adenine(37)-N6)-methyltransferase — translation MNPAPAPKRQKNTFFQFKQFRVEQERCALKVCTDACTLGAWAPVDNVATALDIGTGTGLLALMLAQRAPQARIDAVELEADAAAQARDNVRHSPWAERIQVHAESIQAFAARTSTRYDLIVSNPPFYQNSLRSPGTARRAALHGDTLPLATLAQLATDLLQPAGRLAVLLPPGEAVSVATLLREHGWFPVKRLYLHEREEAPCLRHLQLFCRDRRGVQEETLYVRTAAQHYTDAYRRLLRDFYLIF, via the coding sequence ATGAACCCAGCCCCCGCTCCGAAACGGCAGAAAAACACGTTTTTCCAGTTCAAGCAATTTCGGGTTGAACAGGAGCGGTGTGCGCTGAAGGTCTGTACCGATGCGTGTACGTTGGGGGCGTGGGCACCGGTCGACAACGTGGCGACAGCGCTCGACATCGGAACGGGGACGGGTCTGCTGGCTCTGATGCTGGCACAGCGCGCACCGCAGGCCCGCATCGATGCTGTCGAACTGGAGGCAGACGCGGCAGCGCAAGCGCGCGACAACGTACGGCATTCGCCCTGGGCAGAGCGCATTCAGGTCCATGCGGAATCCATTCAGGCCTTTGCCGCGCGTACGTCCACCCGCTATGACCTGATCGTCAGCAATCCGCCTTTCTACCAAAACTCCCTGCGCAGCCCAGGCACCGCCCGACGTGCGGCGCTGCACGGCGATACGCTTCCGCTGGCCACATTGGCGCAACTGGCAACTGACCTGCTGCAACCGGCGGGGCGCCTGGCCGTGCTACTCCCTCCAGGCGAGGCCGTCTCTGTAGCGACCTTGCTTCGGGAACACGGCTGGTTTCCGGTCAAGCGGCTCTACCTGCACGAACGCGAAGAAGCGCCTTGCCTGCGCCATCTGCAACTCTTCTGCCGGGACCGGAGGGGGGTACAGGAAGAAACGCTTTATGTACGAACCGCTGCGCAGCACTACACGGACGCATACCGGCGTTTGCTGCGCGACTTTTATTTGATTTTCTGA
- the obgE gene encoding GTPase ObgE, translating to MTSNFIDYVKINCRSGHGGAGSRHFRREKHVPLGGPDGGDGGRGGHVILKGNAQLWTLLHLKYRKHVIAGDGAPGEAAHRTGSQGEDAVLEVPLGTVAKDPETGKTLLEITQDGQEVILVPGGRGGLGNDHFKTSTNQAPDYAQPGEPGQEAWVVLELKLLADVGLVGFPNAGKSTLLSVLSAARPKIADYPFTTLQPNLGVVAYRDDQSFVVADIPGIIEGAAEGRGLGIRFLRHIERNAILLFLIPADSPDIAAEYRILLGELEKYNPEMLDKARVLAVSKSDMLDDELREEMEAELPEGVPALFISSVAQQGLTPLKDLLWQTLHSKRVTLS from the coding sequence ATGACGAGTAACTTCATCGATTACGTAAAAATCAATTGCCGCTCCGGACACGGAGGGGCCGGGTCCCGACACTTCCGGCGGGAGAAACACGTACCCCTGGGCGGTCCGGATGGGGGAGACGGTGGCCGTGGTGGCCACGTGATTCTGAAAGGGAATGCCCAACTGTGGACGCTGTTGCACCTGAAATACCGTAAGCACGTTATTGCCGGCGACGGCGCGCCCGGCGAAGCCGCGCATCGCACCGGTTCCCAAGGCGAAGATGCGGTGCTGGAAGTGCCCCTCGGCACCGTTGCGAAAGATCCGGAGACGGGAAAGACCCTCCTGGAAATCACGCAAGACGGCCAGGAGGTCATTCTGGTTCCCGGTGGACGCGGTGGATTAGGGAACGATCACTTTAAAACCTCGACGAACCAGGCACCCGATTATGCCCAGCCGGGCGAGCCCGGGCAGGAAGCGTGGGTGGTGCTGGAACTGAAACTGTTAGCCGATGTCGGCCTGGTCGGGTTTCCTAACGCCGGGAAATCGACGCTGCTGTCGGTGCTGTCGGCGGCGCGTCCCAAAATCGCCGATTATCCGTTTACAACCCTGCAGCCCAACCTAGGCGTCGTGGCGTATCGCGACGATCAGTCGTTTGTGGTAGCCGATATTCCCGGCATCATCGAAGGTGCTGCCGAAGGGCGCGGGCTGGGCATTCGCTTCCTGCGCCACATCGAACGCAACGCCATTCTGCTGTTCCTGATTCCGGCCGACAGTCCCGACATCGCCGCCGAATACCGCATTTTGCTCGGAGAGTTGGAAAAGTACAATCCTGAAATGCTGGACAAGGCACGCGTCCTGGCGGTTTCTAAGTCGGACATGCTGGACGACGAACTGCGCGAAGAAATGGAAGCCGAACTGCCGGAAGGTGTGCCTGCGCTCTTTATTTCGTCGGTGGCGCAACAGGGACTCACGCCTCTAAAAGACTTACTCTGGCAAACGCTGCACAGCAAACGTGTCACTTTGTCATAG
- a CDS encoding FtsB family cell division protein, which translates to MWQRVPRFLRSFYFIASLLFVIWMVFFDRNDLISQLELRSKLTELEDQKAYYLERIKEVEKDHNELMSDSDLLEKFAREKYFMKRPNEDVYIVVEEAEE; encoded by the coding sequence ATGTGGCAACGTGTGCCCCGTTTTTTGCGCAGCTTTTACTTCATCGCGTCTCTGCTGTTCGTGATCTGGATGGTCTTTTTCGACCGCAACGACCTGATTTCGCAGTTGGAACTTCGCAGCAAGCTCACCGAGCTGGAAGACCAGAAAGCGTATTATCTGGAGCGCATTAAGGAAGTGGAGAAAGACCACAACGAGTTGATGAGCGACTCGGATCTGCTCGAAAAGTTTGCCCGGGAAAAGTATTTCATGAAGCGTCCCAACGAAGACGTCTACATCGTGGTCGAAGAGGCCGAAGAGTGA
- a CDS encoding ATP-binding cassette domain-containing protein, which yields MPSLARIETHTLGKRFRREWIFHRISHRFETGRPCAVIGPNGSGKSTFLQVLSGFMPPSDGTVSYQLDGKTLESEAIFQHLALAAPYLDLIEEFTLEELFHFHTQFKPLTLTDPQEFLERVYLERARRKAVYELSSGMKQRLKLGLALFSTAPMVFLDEPTANLDAQGIAWYRREIEAQCPHRLVLIASNQTYEYDFCEQQIAITDFVR from the coding sequence TTGCCTTCCCTCGCCCGCATCGAAACCCACACGTTAGGCAAGCGCTTTCGGCGAGAGTGGATTTTTCATCGGATTTCTCATCGGTTTGAAACGGGGCGTCCCTGTGCGGTCATCGGGCCGAACGGGTCCGGCAAGTCAACGTTTTTGCAGGTGCTGTCGGGATTTATGCCGCCTTCGGACGGTACCGTTTCGTACCAGCTCGACGGCAAAACGCTCGAGAGTGAGGCCATTTTCCAGCATCTGGCGCTGGCGGCTCCCTACCTGGACCTGATCGAAGAGTTTACGCTGGAGGAGCTGTTTCACTTCCACACGCAATTCAAACCCCTGACGCTGACCGATCCGCAGGAGTTCCTGGAGCGGGTGTATCTGGAGCGTGCGCGCCGGAAAGCCGTCTACGAACTTTCCTCGGGCATGAAACAGCGATTGAAACTGGGACTGGCGCTTTTTTCTACCGCCCCGATGGTGTTTCTCGACGAGCCTACGGCCAACCTCGATGCGCAGGGCATTGCGTGGTACCGACGCGAGATCGAAGCGCAGTGTCCCCACCGGTTGGTGCTGATCGCCTCGAACCAGACGTATGAGTACGATTTCTGCGAGCAGCAAATCGCCATCACCGATTTTGTCCGATGA
- a CDS encoding MGMT family protein, translating into MSQHDSFFQDVYDVVRLIPAGRVTSYGAIAAYLGRKGSARMVGWAMNQAHAIGDVPAHRVVNRIGVLSGKHHFQTPTRMQEQLEAEGVRVENDQVQDFARLFWHPERELA; encoded by the coding sequence ATGAGCCAACACGATAGCTTTTTTCAGGATGTGTACGACGTGGTCCGGTTAATTCCGGCTGGTCGCGTGACCAGTTACGGGGCCATCGCGGCGTATCTGGGGCGGAAAGGAAGTGCCCGGATGGTCGGGTGGGCCATGAATCAGGCACACGCCATCGGTGATGTACCGGCCCACCGCGTGGTCAACCGGATAGGCGTTTTGTCGGGCAAGCACCATTTCCAGACGCCCACCCGCATGCAGGAGCAACTCGAAGCCGAAGGCGTGCGCGTAGAAAACGATCAGGTGCAAGATTTTGCGCGGCTGTTCTGGCATCCGGAGCGCGAACTCGCCTGA
- a CDS encoding bifunctional UDP-3-O-[3-hydroxymyristoyl] N-acetylglucosamine deacetylase/3-hydroxyacyl-ACP dehydratase, translating to MNTKQHTIKDKVEIAGVGLHTGAPVQMTFLPAPTHHGIKFQRVDLDGQPVVEADVDYVVDVSRGTTIEKNGARINTVEHVLAALVGLEIDNVLIQLDGPETPIMDGSSQEFVKALQKVGTQEQHALRNFFEITESVFYKDEPRNVEIAALPLDDYRLTVMVDYNSPVLGSQHASLTDIKKFSDEIAACRTFCFLHELEALHKQNLIRGGDLNNAIVVVDRVVEEEELDSLAQLFNQPKVAVKSEGILNNVELRYKNEPARHKLLDLVGDLALAGRPLKAQILAARPGHAANVAFARKLKKRMNELEQKQIPDYEPKMPAVLNSNQIAKVLPHRYPFQLVDKIFHLDETSVGGVKNVTINEPFFAGHFPGNPVMPGVLQIEAMAQTGGILLLNTIPDPENYWTYFLGIDNCRFKKIVTPGDTLVFKCELLAPIRRGIAKMHGRAYVGNKLVCEAVISASIVRK from the coding sequence ATGAATACCAAGCAACACACAATTAAGGATAAAGTAGAGATCGCCGGGGTCGGCCTCCATACGGGAGCGCCTGTCCAGATGACGTTCTTACCAGCTCCTACGCATCACGGTATCAAGTTTCAGCGCGTCGATCTTGACGGCCAGCCGGTCGTGGAAGCCGATGTCGACTACGTCGTGGATGTTTCGCGGGGAACCACCATTGAGAAAAACGGTGCGCGGATCAACACGGTCGAGCACGTGCTGGCCGCCCTGGTCGGTCTGGAAATCGACAACGTGCTTATTCAACTGGATGGACCGGAAACGCCCATCATGGATGGAAGCTCGCAGGAATTTGTCAAAGCCCTGCAAAAAGTCGGCACTCAGGAGCAGCACGCCCTGCGCAACTTCTTTGAAATTACCGAGAGCGTTTTTTATAAAGACGAGCCGCGTAATGTGGAGATTGCCGCGCTGCCGCTCGACGACTACCGCCTGACCGTGATGGTCGACTACAACTCGCCGGTTTTGGGCAGCCAGCACGCTTCGCTGACCGACATCAAGAAATTTTCGGACGAAATTGCCGCCTGCCGGACGTTTTGCTTTCTACACGAACTCGAAGCGCTGCACAAGCAGAACCTGATTCGCGGCGGCGACCTGAACAACGCCATTGTGGTGGTGGACCGGGTGGTAGAAGAAGAAGAACTCGATTCGCTGGCGCAGCTGTTCAACCAGCCCAAGGTGGCCGTTAAGTCGGAGGGCATCCTGAACAACGTCGAACTGCGTTACAAAAACGAGCCCGCCCGCCACAAGCTACTCGATTTGGTAGGTGACCTGGCCTTGGCTGGCCGCCCGCTGAAGGCGCAGATTCTGGCTGCCCGCCCTGGCCACGCGGCCAACGTGGCGTTTGCCCGGAAGCTGAAAAAGCGCATGAACGAACTCGAACAGAAGCAGATCCCGGACTACGAGCCGAAAATGCCGGCCGTGCTCAACAGCAACCAGATTGCCAAAGTGTTGCCGCACCGGTATCCGTTTCAGCTGGTCGATAAAATTTTTCACCTCGACGAGACCTCCGTGGGAGGCGTCAAGAACGTGACGATCAACGAACCGTTCTTCGCGGGGCATTTCCCGGGCAACCCGGTGATGCCGGGGGTGCTGCAAATCGAAGCGATGGCGCAAACGGGAGGTATTCTTTTGCTGAACACCATTCCCGATCCTGAAAACTACTGGACGTATTTCCTGGGGATTGACAACTGCCGCTTTAAGAAGATCGTGACTCCGGGCGATACGCTGGTATTTAAATGTGAACTCCTGGCGCCCATCCGGCGCGGTATTGCCAAAATGCACGGACGTGCCTATGTCGGCAACAAACTGGTTTGCGAAGCGGTTATCTCGGCCAGTATTGTCAGAAAGTAA
- a CDS encoding GH92 family glycosyl hydrolase, whose protein sequence is MRKLLVLLTLLPLLQACQTSDAEHNASDPPAPTKNLAQYVNPMIGTSRMGHTFPGATAPFGMVQLSPQTNFEPYLENGTYNPLTYEYCAGYQHKDSTIIGFSHTNFSGTGHADLGDFLVMPTVGPLVLEPLKTHEGSKGFYSTFSHDRETAAPGYYRVALDTYGITAELTATERVGFHQYTFPRSSDAHILLDLVYNVYHHDHKNVWTFVRVENDSLVTGYRQTHGWARTRMVFFAMQFSKPFTSYGHEKYDTMTYNGFYRRFNETENFPEMAGHNLRAYFNFDTEEDEKIKLKFALSSVSTEGALKNLAAEIPHWDFEKTRQATTDQWNRELAKVEAETITDSGMTTFYTALYHTMLSPILYEDVDGRYRGLDQNIHTSDDFTNYTVFSLWDTYRALHPLFNLLHPSRNNDMIKSMLAHHDQSVHHMLPIWSHYANENWCMIGYHATSVIADAVAKQVGDFDKAHALEAAVNTAHVPYFDGLGDYMQYQYVPEDKSHSSVSKTLELAYDDWCIAQLAKAVGDPEVEKEFSQRATYFHHVYDPSIGYMRPKLANGQFRADFDPLDTYGQGFIEGNSWNYGLYVPHQIDTMIAMMGGKERFSQHLDSLFTMELDDKYIEHNEDITRDGIIGNYVHGNEPSHHVVYLYNWAGQPHKTQARVRMIMDAMYGPTVEGLGGNDDAGQMSAWYIFSSLGFYPVTPGSSDYALGSPLVKRAVLHLENGKTLTITAQNQSQENVYVNRVLVNGQPWDDFRISHADLMQGGEIIFEMSNQPTPR, encoded by the coding sequence ATGAGAAAACTTCTGGTTCTGCTGACGCTGCTTCCCCTTCTTCAGGCTTGCCAGACCAGCGATGCTGAACACAACGCGTCCGATCCGCCCGCTCCTACCAAGAATCTGGCGCAATACGTCAACCCAATGATCGGCACCAGTCGGATGGGGCACACGTTTCCCGGAGCAACGGCGCCGTTCGGGATGGTGCAGTTGAGTCCGCAGACCAACTTTGAGCCGTATCTCGAAAATGGGACTTACAATCCCCTGACGTACGAATACTGCGCCGGGTATCAGCACAAAGATTCTACGATCATCGGCTTTTCGCACACCAACTTCAGCGGCACCGGTCACGCGGATCTGGGCGATTTTCTGGTGATGCCGACGGTCGGGCCGCTGGTGCTGGAACCGCTGAAAACCCACGAGGGCAGCAAAGGCTTTTACTCCACTTTTTCGCACGACCGGGAAACCGCCGCGCCGGGGTATTACCGGGTGGCGCTGGACACCTACGGCATCACGGCCGAACTCACCGCCACCGAGCGGGTGGGCTTTCATCAATACACCTTTCCGCGGTCGAGCGACGCGCATATCCTTCTGGATCTGGTCTACAACGTCTATCACCACGATCATAAAAACGTCTGGACGTTCGTCCGGGTCGAGAACGACTCGCTCGTAACCGGCTACCGGCAAACGCACGGTTGGGCCCGTACGCGCATGGTGTTTTTCGCCATGCAATTCTCGAAGCCGTTCACGAGCTACGGCCACGAGAAGTACGACACCATGACGTACAACGGGTTTTACCGCCGCTTCAACGAGACGGAAAACTTTCCCGAAATGGCCGGCCACAACCTGCGGGCGTACTTCAACTTCGATACAGAGGAAGACGAGAAAATCAAGCTCAAATTTGCCCTGTCGTCGGTCAGCACCGAAGGTGCGCTAAAAAACCTGGCGGCCGAAATTCCACACTGGGACTTTGAAAAAACCCGGCAGGCGACCACCGATCAATGGAACCGGGAACTGGCGAAAGTGGAGGCCGAAACGATCACCGATTCGGGAATGACGACGTTCTATACGGCGCTGTACCACACCATGCTCAGCCCGATTCTTTACGAGGATGTGGACGGGCGCTACCGCGGGCTGGACCAGAACATCCACACATCCGACGATTTTACCAACTACACCGTGTTCTCGCTGTGGGACACCTACCGGGCGCTCCACCCGCTGTTCAACCTCCTGCATCCGTCGCGGAACAACGACATGATCAAGTCGATGCTGGCGCACCACGACCAGAGCGTCCACCACATGCTGCCAATCTGGAGCCACTACGCCAACGAAAACTGGTGCATGATCGGCTACCATGCGACTTCCGTCATTGCCGACGCCGTGGCGAAACAGGTGGGCGATTTCGATAAAGCGCACGCGCTGGAAGCGGCCGTCAACACCGCCCACGTGCCGTATTTCGACGGGCTGGGCGACTACATGCAGTACCAGTACGTGCCGGAAGACAAGAGCCACTCGTCCGTTTCCAAAACCCTGGAGCTGGCGTACGACGACTGGTGCATCGCGCAACTGGCGAAAGCCGTGGGCGATCCCGAAGTAGAAAAAGAATTTAGCCAGCGCGCCACCTATTTTCACCACGTGTACGACCCCAGCATCGGTTACATGCGCCCCAAACTGGCGAACGGACAGTTCCGCGCCGACTTCGATCCGCTGGATACGTACGGACAAGGGTTCATCGAGGGAAATTCGTGGAACTATGGCCTGTACGTACCGCACCAGATCGATACAATGATCGCCATGATGGGCGGGAAAGAGCGTTTCAGCCAACACCTCGACTCGCTGTTCACGATGGAACTGGACGACAAGTACATTGAGCACAACGAGGACATCACGCGCGACGGCATCATCGGCAACTACGTGCACGGCAACGAGCCGTCGCATCACGTCGTTTACCTCTACAACTGGGCCGGGCAGCCGCACAAAACGCAGGCCCGCGTGCGGATGATCATGGACGCCATGTACGGCCCTACGGTCGAAGGCCTCGGCGGCAACGACGACGCCGGACAGATGAGCGCCTGGTATATTTTCAGTAGCTTAGGCTTTTATCCGGTCACGCCCGGCTCCAGCGACTATGCGCTGGGGAGCCCGTTGGTGAAGCGCGCGGTGCTGCACCTGGAAAACGGCAAAACGCTGACCATCACGGCGCAGAACCAGAGTCAGGAAAACGTGTACGTGAACCGGGTACTGGTAAACGGCCAGCCGTGGGACGATTTTCGAATCTCTCATGCCGACCTGATGCAAGGCGGCGAAATTATTTTTGAGATGAGCAACCAGCCGACACCTCGCTAG
- the rnhA gene encoding ribonuclease HI — protein MITIYTDGASRGNPGPGGYGVVLKYQQHRKELSEGFRLTTNNRMELLAVIRALEALKWPGAPVTIYTDSRYVADAVEKGWLKNWIAKGFKGKKNEDLWMRFWHLSQNYKVRFKWVRGHAGNVENERCDELAVAAALQPNLKPDKGFEATVA, from the coding sequence ATGATCACGATTTATACCGACGGCGCTTCGCGGGGCAACCCGGGGCCGGGGGGCTACGGCGTGGTGTTGAAATACCAACAGCACCGGAAAGAACTCTCGGAAGGGTTCCGCCTGACGACCAACAACCGCATGGAGCTGCTGGCGGTGATTCGCGCCCTGGAGGCGCTAAAGTGGCCCGGCGCGCCCGTAACGATCTATACGGATTCGCGCTACGTGGCCGATGCCGTCGAAAAGGGATGGCTCAAAAACTGGATTGCCAAAGGATTCAAGGGCAAGAAGAACGAAGACCTCTGGATGCGCTTCTGGCACCTTTCGCAGAACTACAAAGTGCGTTTCAAATGGGTGCGTGGCCATGCCGGCAACGTCGAAAACGAACGGTGCGACGAGCTGGCCGTGGCGGCGGCCCTGCAACCCAACCTGAAGCCCGACAAGGGATTTGAAGCAACTGTGGCATGA
- the lpxA gene encoding acyl-ACP--UDP-N-acetylglucosamine O-acyltransferase has product MNQPLASIHPEAQIAPNVVIEPFATIQGDVVIGEGTWIGPNVTIMDGARIGKNCKIYPGAVISAAPQDLKYKGEPSTVVIGDNTVIRECVTLNKGTALDRNSTTIGSNCLVMAYVHIAHDCVIGDNVIIANSVQLGGHIEVQDYAFVGGTSAVHQFVKIGAHAMVSGGSLVRKDVPPYTKAAREPLGYCGINSIGLRRRGFPNEKINEIQELYRIIYLSGLNNAKAMEKIEVEMAPSRERDEVLNFLRTSDRGIMKGYGRSSSNGNGF; this is encoded by the coding sequence ATGAATCAACCTCTTGCCTCTATTCATCCTGAAGCGCAAATCGCCCCTAATGTCGTCATAGAACCGTTTGCTACCATCCAAGGCGATGTGGTGATCGGAGAAGGGACCTGGATTGGTCCTAACGTGACGATTATGGACGGTGCACGCATCGGTAAAAATTGTAAAATCTATCCCGGTGCCGTGATTTCGGCCGCGCCGCAGGACCTTAAATACAAAGGAGAACCTTCGACGGTAGTGATTGGCGACAATACGGTGATCCGGGAATGCGTCACGCTGAACAAAGGCACCGCGCTGGACCGGAACTCTACCACCATCGGGTCGAATTGCCTGGTGATGGCCTACGTCCACATTGCGCACGACTGTGTGATCGGCGATAACGTAATCATTGCCAACTCCGTGCAGCTCGGTGGGCACATCGAGGTGCAGGACTATGCCTTTGTGGGCGGTACCTCGGCCGTGCACCAGTTCGTGAAGATCGGTGCACACGCGATGGTTTCCGGCGGTTCGCTGGTGCGAAAAGACGTGCCGCCCTACACGAAAGCGGCGCGCGAACCGCTGGGCTACTGTGGCATCAACTCCATCGGGCTGCGGCGACGCGGATTTCCGAACGAGAAGATCAACGAAATCCAGGAGCTGTACCGCATCATCTACCTGAGCGGCCTCAACAATGCCAAGGCGATGGAAAAGATCGAAGTGGAAATGGCTCCCTCGCGTGAGCGCGACGAAGTCCTGAATTTCCTGCGCACGTCCGACCGCGGTATTATGAAAGGATACGGCCGCAGCAGCTCGAACGGAAACGGTTTTTAG
- a CDS encoding MarC family protein yields the protein MFSFREIISVTLILFSVIDIIGAIPIIIDLRRKIGEIDAGKATLASGIIMIVFLFLGESILRLFGVDVDSFAIAGALVLFLIGLEMILGIDIFRSDAEMGAGSVVPLAFPLIAGAGTMTTILALRAEYAVLNILVGIVLNLALVYLVLRTSGWLEKRLGRAGVSILRKVFGIILLAIAIKLFKTNLHFG from the coding sequence ATGTTTTCTTTTCGGGAAATCATTTCAGTCACGTTGATCTTATTTTCGGTCATCGACATCATCGGAGCCATTCCCATCATCATCGACCTTCGGCGGAAAATCGGAGAGATCGACGCGGGCAAAGCCACGTTGGCGTCGGGCATCATCATGATCGTCTTCCTGTTTCTGGGCGAATCGATTCTACGCCTGTTCGGGGTAGACGTCGACTCGTTTGCCATTGCCGGGGCGCTGGTGTTGTTCCTGATCGGGCTGGAAATGATACTGGGCATCGACATTTTCCGTTCCGATGCCGAAATGGGGGCGGGGTCGGTGGTGCCGCTGGCATTTCCGCTCATTGCCGGGGCGGGCACCATGACCACGATTCTGGCACTCCGGGCCGAATACGCCGTGTTGAACATCCTGGTGGGCATCGTGCTGAATCTGGCGCTGGTCTACCTCGTGCTGCGGACGTCGGGCTGGCTGGAAAAGCGCCTCGGTCGGGCGGGAGTCAGCATCCTGCGCAAGGTGTTCGGCATCATTCTGCTGGCCATCGCTATCAAACTTTTTAAAACCAATTTGCATTTCGGATGA
- the mscL gene encoding large-conductance mechanosensitive channel protein MscL, giving the protein MSLFKEFKKFAFRGNVIDLATGVIIGAAFGKITTSLVDDIIMPPLGLLIANIDFTRLAFVLKPAVTNAVGEVTEPAVLIRYGNFIQIIVNFFIIAIAVFLFLEFIERLQRKEEEKPGPTPKPKPTEQEKLLAEIRDLLRDGADPQTAVAPKTDPANPA; this is encoded by the coding sequence ATGAGTCTTTTCAAAGAATTTAAAAAGTTTGCGTTTCGTGGTAATGTGATCGACCTGGCCACCGGTGTCATCATCGGGGCGGCCTTCGGAAAAATCACCACGTCGCTCGTCGACGACATCATCATGCCCCCTCTCGGGCTGCTGATCGCCAACATCGACTTTACGCGCCTGGCCTTCGTGCTGAAGCCCGCCGTCACCAACGCCGTCGGGGAGGTAACCGAGCCCGCTGTGCTGATTCGTTACGGCAATTTTATCCAGATCATCGTCAACTTCTTCATCATCGCCATTGCCGTTTTTCTGTTCCTGGAATTTATCGAACGACTCCAGCGTAAAGAAGAAGAAAAGCCCGGCCCCACGCCCAAGCCGAAACCGACGGAGCAGGAGAAATTGCTGGCCGAAATCCGGGATTTGTTGCGCGACGGGGCCGATCCGCAAACGGCCGTAGCGCCGAAGACCGATCCAGCTAACCCAGCGTAA